One genomic window of Sphingobacterium oryzagri includes the following:
- a CDS encoding FAD/NAD(P)-binding protein translates to MIWKTEHIDQNARSARYAIQQHISESKASRFGDELVVGIVGGGPKGFYALERLFMEMQSQQLTEPIRIYLFNETPDFASGPNYQVDQADYLLINYCIGNIDAWNREAINPEVKQQLNLTQWIEAHQIAGIKPEPTDYASRAVVGSYLQDQLKGLLASKPACAEVHFIVGKVSTISYEHGFHLQLENQHQTFQVDKLLLATGHCYSNASLLQNEKHLLEMPANYFARAYPVHKLDSIPAQASVGVVGLGLTFIDVALQLTEGRGGKFTDSGEYLPSGKEPRIVACSRTNVPILARGPVYGGNHYQLRPKTIQYFKQLAASTARQKIDFEEEIYPVLQQEAHFAYYSTLLQTSDIAAIKAYTDSLPTSQRFQLENLLFPSYAEYDAESNPVLTYIEANIEQARLGELQSPIMAAAAVWREATNWIADIYNHGGLTGESQRVLDKELWGAFCRTSFGPPVENMQKIIALAKAGVIQFSTEIWASMHYDTETAQFMWTNDQDQQSLSYLIDARIARGKLQQANAPLYSALLANGLIQPHSNERYQPGGPALDTDGRAISAPHIASPPLFFYGSPTEGVLLDNDSLSRKRNDMATPWAKHIVHYLIQTHKEIIHENYNGR, encoded by the coding sequence ATGATCTGGAAAACGGAGCACATAGACCAGAACGCCAGAAGCGCGCGCTACGCTATTCAACAGCATATTAGCGAATCAAAAGCATCGCGCTTCGGCGATGAGCTGGTGGTCGGTATAGTAGGCGGTGGCCCTAAAGGCTTTTACGCGCTGGAGCGACTTTTTATGGAGATGCAATCACAGCAGCTTACCGAACCAATACGGATCTATTTGTTTAACGAAACTCCAGATTTTGCGAGTGGTCCTAATTATCAAGTTGATCAGGCAGACTACCTGTTGATTAACTATTGTATCGGGAATATTGATGCGTGGAACCGCGAAGCGATCAACCCGGAGGTGAAACAACAGCTAAATTTGACGCAATGGATCGAAGCGCATCAAATAGCGGGCATCAAACCTGAGCCAACAGACTACGCATCACGGGCGGTAGTAGGTAGCTATTTGCAAGATCAGTTAAAAGGCTTGCTCGCGAGCAAACCCGCTTGTGCAGAGGTACATTTCATCGTCGGCAAAGTAAGCACGATAAGCTACGAGCATGGTTTTCATTTGCAGCTTGAGAATCAACATCAGACGTTTCAAGTCGATAAACTACTCTTAGCTACGGGTCATTGCTACAGCAACGCTAGCCTCCTGCAAAACGAAAAACATTTGCTGGAAATGCCGGCTAATTATTTTGCTCGTGCTTATCCCGTACACAAGCTAGACAGCATACCAGCACAAGCGTCCGTAGGGGTTGTGGGATTGGGGCTAACGTTTATTGATGTAGCGCTGCAATTGACCGAGGGTCGTGGTGGTAAATTTACCGATTCAGGAGAATATCTTCCGTCGGGAAAAGAACCGCGTATAGTCGCCTGTAGCCGTACAAATGTGCCCATCTTGGCACGCGGACCAGTTTACGGAGGAAATCATTATCAATTACGTCCGAAAACTATTCAGTATTTCAAGCAGTTAGCAGCGAGCACAGCACGACAAAAAATCGATTTTGAAGAGGAGATTTATCCGGTGTTACAGCAAGAAGCGCACTTTGCATACTACAGTACGTTACTGCAGACAAGCGACATAGCTGCTATAAAAGCTTATACGGATTCGCTTCCTACGTCGCAACGGTTTCAGCTAGAAAACTTGTTATTTCCTTCCTATGCGGAATACGATGCCGAATCGAATCCGGTACTAACATACATAGAAGCAAATATCGAACAAGCGCGTTTGGGTGAACTGCAAAGTCCGATAATGGCTGCGGCAGCCGTTTGGCGCGAAGCTACTAATTGGATTGCTGATATTTACAATCATGGTGGACTTACCGGTGAAAGTCAGCGCGTACTCGATAAGGAACTTTGGGGCGCTTTTTGCCGGACCAGCTTCGGGCCGCCAGTTGAAAACATGCAAAAAATTATAGCACTCGCCAAAGCGGGCGTAATCCAGTTTAGTACAGAGATTTGGGCGAGCATGCATTACGATACCGAAACAGCGCAATTTATGTGGACGAATGATCAGGATCAACAATCCCTGTCGTACCTCATTGATGCGCGTATTGCGCGCGGAAAGCTTCAGCAGGCTAACGCGCCGCTTTACAGTGCGCTTTTAGCCAACGGACTAATCCAGCCACACAGCAACGAGCGCTATCAACCTGGCGGGCCGGCACTTGATACAGACGGCCGGGCTATCAGCGCACCGCACATAGCTTCGCCCCCATTATTTTTTTACGGCAGCCCAACAGAAGGTGTGCTGCTCGATAACGACTCGTTATCAAGAAAACGAAACGATATGGCGACACCTTGGGCAAAACATATTGTTCATTATCTTATACAAACACATAAAGAGATTATTCATGAAAACTACAACGGACGATAA
- the sbnA gene encoding 2,3-diaminopropionate biosynthesis protein SbnA produces MQITEIKQHADNILSCIGNTPLVRFNRLFSPATATIFGKLELLNPGGSIKDRSALQIVQRAMEQGKITKDTVLIESTSGNMGIGLARICHYYGLRLLLVTDPHINPLAEKILTTFRANIVKVAQHDGQGGYLNSRLEKVRELLTEIPNSFWPDQYHNMDSPAAQEQTLAEIIQDLGMAPDYLFIPTSTCGTLRGFADAIERYGAHTKIIAVDAEGSLIFKDQANARLIPGMGASRKSHFLKIEQVHDVVHVSDEVCIAGCKLLLDRESILAGGSSGAVVKAMERYLPRLEPDATVVAIIPDNGERYLDTVYSDDWAAQHFPQSNKL; encoded by the coding sequence ATGCAAATCACGGAAATTAAACAGCATGCCGACAATATATTGTCTTGCATAGGAAACACGCCTTTGGTTAGATTCAATCGGCTGTTTAGCCCTGCGACGGCTACCATTTTTGGAAAACTGGAGTTACTCAACCCGGGAGGCAGCATTAAAGATCGATCTGCTTTACAAATTGTGCAGCGCGCGATGGAACAAGGTAAGATCACGAAAGATACTGTGCTAATCGAATCTACATCGGGAAATATGGGCATCGGTTTGGCGCGGATCTGCCATTATTACGGCTTACGTTTGTTATTGGTTACCGACCCACACATCAATCCATTAGCCGAGAAAATCTTGACAACCTTTCGTGCAAATATCGTCAAAGTTGCGCAGCATGATGGACAAGGTGGTTATCTCAACTCGCGATTGGAGAAAGTGCGCGAATTGTTGACTGAAATTCCAAATAGCTTTTGGCCAGATCAATACCATAATATGGATAGTCCTGCCGCACAGGAGCAGACGCTAGCTGAAATTATCCAAGATTTGGGAATGGCACCAGACTACCTTTTTATTCCGACCAGTACTTGTGGCACCTTACGTGGTTTTGCAGATGCAATAGAGCGCTACGGCGCACACACAAAAATTATTGCAGTTGATGCGGAAGGCAGCTTAATTTTCAAAGATCAGGCTAACGCCAGATTGATACCCGGCATGGGCGCCAGTAGAAAATCGCACTTTTTGAAAATCGAACAAGTGCATGATGTGGTACATGTCTCGGATGAGGTTTGTATAGCAGGTTGCAAACTGTTACTCGATCGGGAAAGCATTCTGGCTGGCGGTTCCTCGGGCGCCGTCGTGAAAGCTATGGAGCGCTATCTACCGCGTTTAGAACCGGATGCAACCGTGGTGGCGATTATCCCGGATAATGGTGAGCGCTATCTTGATACGGTCTACTCTGACGATTGGGCAGCACAACATTTTCCACAAAGCAACAAACTATGA
- a CDS encoding AAA family ATPase: MGFFVITGGPGVGKSALIAALKLAGYKIVAEDARAIIKAEQQSDGDALPWKNKHKYLDRMLEWGLQHYTQALEQHDGEPIFFDRSLVDALCYAAMEDLRVAPAQLARATACRYEKLVFILPPWEAIYENDAQRKQSWGVAEQTYSWLTQTYTQLGYTLIEVPKVSVPERCAVVIAQVKHFRQLLVAEP; this comes from the coding sequence ATGGGATTTTTTGTGATCACCGGAGGCCCGGGCGTAGGAAAGTCGGCGCTGATAGCAGCGCTAAAATTAGCTGGCTATAAGATTGTTGCAGAAGATGCTCGTGCGATCATCAAAGCCGAGCAGCAAAGCGATGGTGACGCGCTACCTTGGAAAAATAAGCATAAATACCTTGACCGGATGCTTGAGTGGGGCTTGCAGCATTACACGCAAGCGCTTGAGCAACACGACGGAGAACCGATTTTCTTTGATCGTAGTCTTGTTGATGCGCTGTGCTATGCTGCGATGGAAGATTTGCGTGTAGCGCCGGCACAGCTCGCTCGTGCAACGGCATGCCGTTATGAAAAGCTCGTTTTTATCCTACCACCTTGGGAAGCAATCTATGAAAACGATGCACAGCGGAAACAATCTTGGGGCGTGGCCGAGCAAACATATAGCTGGTTGACGCAAACCTACACGCAGTTGGGTTACACATTGATCGAGGTGCCAAAAGTCAGTGTGCCCGAGCGGTGTGCCGTTGTTATTGCGCAGGTAAAGCACTTTCGACAGCTACTCGTTGCAGAACCTTGA
- the trxB gene encoding thioredoxin-disulfide reductase, with product MTYNEYVGHIKCLIIGSGPAGYTAAIYAARAELNPVVYTGIVPGGQLTQTTEVDNFPGYPQGITGPVLMEDLKMQAERFGADIRFGYVTKVLFSKEAGVHQVEIDGSKNFTADTVVIATGATAKWLGIPSEEKFNGFGVSACAVCDGFFFKGQDVAIVGAGDTAAEEATYLAKLCRKVYMLVRRDEFRASKAMVNRVLKTENIEVLYNTETLEIVGNETGVTGIRTFDREKQQEGKTLCVTGFFVAIGHQPNTALFTGQLTMDETGYLITQANSTKTNIAGVFACGDVQDHQYRQAITAAGTGCMAALEAERYLAAKEDQETVQLPLQHQV from the coding sequence ATGACATACAATGAGTACGTAGGGCATATCAAATGTCTTATAATTGGCTCGGGACCGGCTGGATACACGGCAGCCATTTATGCGGCTCGAGCAGAACTTAATCCGGTAGTTTATACCGGCATAGTACCTGGCGGACAACTGACGCAAACCACAGAAGTTGATAATTTTCCGGGGTATCCTCAAGGAATTACCGGCCCTGTGCTTATGGAAGACCTTAAAATGCAAGCCGAGCGCTTTGGCGCAGACATTCGTTTTGGATATGTAACCAAGGTACTATTTTCTAAGGAAGCGGGCGTGCATCAAGTGGAAATCGATGGATCAAAAAATTTTACGGCCGATACCGTAGTTATCGCAACCGGCGCAACAGCCAAATGGCTGGGCATTCCATCAGAAGAAAAGTTCAATGGTTTTGGTGTTTCAGCTTGTGCCGTCTGTGATGGATTCTTCTTTAAAGGACAAGATGTAGCGATTGTGGGTGCTGGTGATACCGCAGCCGAGGAAGCTACCTATTTGGCGAAACTTTGCCGAAAAGTTTATATGTTAGTTCGCCGGGATGAATTTCGTGCGTCAAAGGCTATGGTAAACCGAGTGTTGAAAACTGAAAATATCGAGGTGTTGTACAATACGGAGACCTTAGAAATTGTCGGTAATGAGACGGGTGTGACCGGCATACGGACGTTCGACCGAGAAAAGCAGCAAGAAGGCAAAACATTGTGCGTGACCGGATTTTTTGTTGCCATCGGTCACCAGCCCAATACCGCGCTGTTTACGGGGCAGTTAACGATGGATGAAACCGGCTATCTAATCACGCAGGCTAATTCCACGAAAACCAACATTGCAGGTGTATTTGCCTGCGGCGATGTGCAAGATCATCAATACCGACAGGCTATCACCGCTGCCGGTACAGGCTGCATGGCGGCTTTGGAAGCCGAGCGCTACCTTGCAGCAAAAGAAGACCAGGAAACCGTGCAGTTGCCGCTGCAACATCAGGTATAA
- a CDS encoding protein-disulfide reductase DsbD domain-containing protein codes for MKKLGLSIALLLLAVTATVAQIHNPVKWSVASKKLNSKEAVVFIKATIQQGWHIYGLDVPEGGPISTSFTFSPSKEYTLNGKVAAPAPKSKYEKDFKMNVPYYPGEVTFQQKVKLVKGQTSVKGSVEFMACDKSQCLPPDEYSFNVAIK; via the coding sequence ATGAAAAAATTAGGTTTATCCATCGCCCTGCTGCTTTTAGCGGTTACGGCGACCGTAGCGCAGATTCACAATCCGGTAAAATGGTCGGTGGCGTCAAAAAAATTAAATAGTAAAGAAGCTGTCGTATTTATCAAGGCAACTATTCAGCAAGGTTGGCATATTTACGGGCTTGATGTGCCCGAAGGTGGACCAATATCAACCAGCTTTACATTCAGTCCTTCCAAAGAATATACATTAAATGGCAAGGTAGCTGCACCAGCTCCCAAAAGTAAATACGAAAAAGATTTCAAGATGAACGTACCTTACTACCCTGGTGAAGTTACTTTTCAACAAAAAGTCAAATTGGTGAAAGGACAAACCAGCGTGAAGGGATCCGTAGAGTTTATGGCCTGCGATAAGTCGCAGTGTCTTCCTCCGGATGAATACAGCTTTAATGTTGCAATAAAGTAA
- a CDS encoding VOC family protein has protein sequence MKAKVNFITLAVKDLAASKLFYEQAFEFPVGEVSHELCLFNLEDDFYLALQQTDAQLPQATALETSVNSAGFILSHQTGSVEEVDAIVAQATGHGAVEVSTLREEWGYAVTITDLDGHHWEIVYTAHDATRNENE, from the coding sequence ATGAAAGCAAAAGTAAATTTTATCACCTTGGCTGTTAAAGATCTGGCGGCGTCCAAATTATTTTATGAACAAGCTTTTGAATTTCCGGTCGGCGAGGTTAGCCACGAGCTGTGTCTTTTCAATTTAGAAGACGATTTTTACCTGGCGTTGCAGCAAACAGACGCCCAGCTGCCTCAGGCTACCGCATTGGAAACTTCGGTTAATTCTGCTGGTTTCATCTTGAGTCACCAAACCGGCAGCGTTGAAGAAGTCGACGCAATCGTTGCGCAAGCAACTGGGCATGGAGCCGTCGAAGTTTCTACGCTGCGCGAGGAGTGGGGTTATGCCGTAACCATCACCGATCTGGATGGACACCATTGGGAAATTGTCTATACGGCGCATGACGCAACACGCAACGAAAATGAATAA
- a CDS encoding porin family protein: protein MLNTARYLRLVLVAVFLCSLMKVSAQIGAGLRFGGNLSQLDGDAFRSAKKVGLQAGLAFHYNFSKNLALQVEPSFNISRVRANESTAHEPAGIAKGTKSLSYFQLPVFAKLCITRGFSLMVGPEFSHLLNESRYRLNNNHPAFKDAMRIGYSVGLELGAIYFRYHEVKRVSNVYSDWHAALVQYQLGIKWDLF from the coding sequence ATGTTAAATACAGCTAGATATTTAAGGCTTGTACTGGTTGCTGTTTTTCTTTGTTCGCTGATGAAGGTGTCCGCCCAAATTGGCGCTGGTTTACGCTTCGGTGGAAATTTATCACAGCTGGATGGTGACGCTTTTCGATCGGCCAAAAAAGTTGGCCTTCAAGCCGGTCTGGCTTTCCATTACAACTTTTCAAAAAATCTTGCGTTGCAAGTAGAGCCTTCGTTTAACATCAGTCGTGTGCGTGCGAATGAAAGCACGGCACACGAGCCAGCGGGCATCGCGAAAGGAACGAAATCGTTATCCTATTTCCAACTTCCGGTCTTTGCAAAGTTGTGTATTACGCGCGGTTTTTCGTTGATGGTTGGCCCAGAATTTAGCCACTTGCTCAACGAATCGCGTTACCGGTTGAATAACAATCATCCTGCATTTAAAGATGCTATGCGCATTGGCTACAGTGTAGGTCTTGAACTTGGCGCTATCTATTTTCGCTATCACGAAGTAAAGCGGGTTAGCAACGTATACAGCGATTGGCATGCCGCGCTCGTGCAATATCAATTGGGGATCAAATGGGATCTTTTCTAA
- a CDS encoding response regulator: protein MTLGENTNERIRVAFADDSTITQLLITTLINHDERFELLLGADHGQMLLDKLTEATILPDICILDLYMQPINGVETARQIKAHYPAVVTFGYSTSTEEKDIRDMREAGAVNVFDKNRLSVGELLDIIHQHVNTAQ, encoded by the coding sequence ATGACATTAGGGGAAAACACAAACGAAAGAATACGGGTCGCTTTTGCAGATGATTCTACCATTACACAGTTATTAATCACGACACTTATTAATCACGACGAGCGCTTCGAACTACTATTGGGGGCAGATCATGGACAAATGCTGCTTGATAAGCTTACGGAGGCAACCATCCTTCCCGATATCTGTATCCTCGATTTGTACATGCAGCCGATCAATGGTGTCGAAACAGCCAGACAGATCAAAGCGCATTATCCAGCTGTTGTTACTTTTGGCTACTCTACCAGTACCGAAGAAAAAGACATACGCGATATGCGCGAGGCAGGCGCGGTTAATGTATTTGACAAAAACCGATTGAGTGTGGGTGAGTTGCTTGATATCATCCATCAACACGTTAACACGGCACAGTAG
- a CDS encoding Crp/Fnr family transcriptional regulator gives MLINHIIQKFAHFNLTEEELEETRKILRVEHVKRNSFFLKKGEQSNRIGLLVEGLLYAYSMDNEQEEHIHSFFYPGSQQDIVFNYEAYIQHHPSEIAYKCYQDATLLVLDTVEAKKLYQQFPRFYQLEMLIMQPQFLQALFRSKMLQSGSAFEKISILKTQSPEIFRLFPSTYIASYLGIHRNTFNRAMSKM, from the coding sequence ATGCTCATCAACCACATCATCCAAAAATTTGCGCATTTCAACCTTACCGAAGAGGAGTTGGAAGAGACACGAAAGATTTTGCGTGTAGAACATGTTAAAAGAAACAGTTTTTTTCTGAAAAAAGGCGAGCAGAGTAACCGCATCGGTTTGCTCGTGGAAGGATTGCTTTATGCATACAGCATGGATAATGAACAGGAAGAGCATATCCACAGCTTTTTTTACCCCGGTTCGCAACAAGATATTGTCTTCAATTATGAGGCTTATATACAGCATCACCCATCCGAAATAGCCTATAAATGCTATCAAGATGCCACGCTTCTTGTACTGGATACAGTGGAAGCAAAAAAGCTTTACCAACAGTTTCCACGGTTTTACCAGCTCGAAATGCTTATTATGCAGCCGCAGTTTTTACAAGCACTATTTCGCAGCAAAATGTTGCAATCTGGCAGCGCATTTGAAAAGATCAGTATTCTTAAAACGCAGTCGCCGGAGATCTTCAGGCTGTTTCCATCAACCTATATTGCGTCGTATTTAGGCATCCACCGCAACACCTTCAACCGGGCAATGTCCAAAATGTAA
- a CDS encoding DUF6055 domain-containing protein, whose amino-acid sequence MKSILITFFLCLTLSFGWKVVSASTMLSSRLDTAVAQKAVYIPTKVWRVPANNDYSDSTSEYSNSRRAESANIVLFWAKEYGNRPVQLADASKRFDPEEVLRTCEEFYTAYTQDLKFVEVGNSFADKYKLLMYVFAGDDGTAYGGGAEDKIGVVWTPAARINKKPYGALAHEMGHSFQYLAKCDGHWAYSSPAEGSKGQTIFEMTAQYMLWQVYPNWITFENYHLQGFMEKTHYAFLHETNQYHAPFVLEYWSDLHGVDFVGKMWRLAQRGEDPVLTYKRLLDMDQAHFNDELFAGYLRFITWDLPRIREVSKAYANQHKTKLDRVADNTWRIAPGNAPQNYGYNAIPLAIPDKGLAKISLSFAGKTSLDGYRIRHPEEAGWRYGFLAVTKDGTRHYGDVHQQDKAKVGFAVPAETTHLWLVVMGAPKQHRIHLVDGKEETDEQWPYEIQLTGTSPLSDR is encoded by the coding sequence ATGAAAAGCATTTTAATCACTTTCTTTCTTTGCTTAACGCTTTCCTTTGGTTGGAAAGTTGTATCGGCCAGCACCATGCTCTCCAGCCGTCTTGATACGGCCGTTGCACAAAAAGCGGTTTATATACCGACTAAGGTATGGCGAGTGCCGGCTAACAATGATTACAGCGATTCGACGAGCGAATACAGCAACAGTCGAAGGGCAGAATCTGCTAACATCGTGCTTTTCTGGGCGAAGGAATATGGCAATAGACCTGTGCAGCTTGCGGATGCAAGCAAGCGCTTCGATCCAGAAGAAGTGTTGCGTACTTGTGAAGAATTTTACACCGCGTATACCCAAGATTTAAAGTTTGTTGAAGTGGGCAACTCGTTTGCAGATAAGTACAAGCTTTTGATGTATGTTTTTGCTGGTGATGATGGTACGGCCTACGGTGGCGGTGCGGAAGATAAAATTGGCGTGGTTTGGACGCCTGCCGCTCGGATTAATAAAAAGCCTTATGGTGCACTTGCACATGAAATGGGGCACAGTTTTCAGTATTTGGCCAAGTGCGATGGGCATTGGGCCTACTCTTCGCCTGCGGAAGGGAGTAAAGGGCAAACGATTTTCGAGATGACCGCACAATATATGTTGTGGCAGGTTTACCCAAACTGGATAACGTTTGAAAACTACCATCTTCAAGGTTTTATGGAGAAAACACATTATGCGTTTTTGCATGAAACCAATCAATATCATGCGCCTTTCGTATTGGAGTATTGGTCGGACTTACACGGCGTAGATTTTGTCGGTAAGATGTGGCGATTGGCTCAGCGCGGTGAAGATCCTGTGCTTACTTACAAGCGCTTGCTCGATATGGATCAAGCACATTTTAATGATGAGTTATTTGCAGGTTATCTTCGCTTTATCACATGGGATTTGCCGCGCATACGCGAAGTATCCAAGGCTTATGCCAACCAGCATAAAACCAAATTAGATCGTGTAGCGGACAACACTTGGCGAATAGCACCTGGTAATGCACCGCAAAATTATGGTTACAACGCCATTCCGCTAGCTATTCCGGATAAAGGATTAGCGAAGATCTCACTCTCGTTTGCCGGTAAAACATCGTTAGATGGTTACCGCATTAGGCATCCCGAAGAAGCCGGCTGGCGCTATGGTTTTTTAGCGGTTACCAAAGACGGCACGCGGCATTATGGCGATGTGCATCAGCAGGATAAAGCCAAGGTTGGCTTTGCAGTGCCAGCTGAAACGACGCATTTGTGGTTGGTCGTGATGGGGGCGCCAAAGCAACATCGTATACATTTGGTAGATGGAAAGGAAGAAACCGACGAGCAGTGGCCGTATGAAATACAATTAACAGGAACTTCTCCATTATCTGATCGGTAA